Below is a window of Macadamia integrifolia cultivar HAES 741 chromosome 8, SCU_Mint_v3, whole genome shotgun sequence DNA.
TTCCAGTTGTCCAATGTGAGTAAATGATTGGAGTTTGgagtttggattttggattagAAATAATGAAGTTTGTTTTGGATAAGGTTGGCAAAAGAAAGATGGCATACGTTACAAGCATAAAAAAAAGCTTTTATTTCCCTGCCATGTTCAGATTTACCAGGCCAGTTTGTTCTGTAATAAAAGAGCTTGAGAGgcgaaaaggaaaataagacaATTGAACTGAAGAGAAGTGAGAGGAGTTGTTTAGTGCAGCCAAAGACTTCATTCGTAGTAAgtctattcttcttttttgttatcTCAATCTATTTTTTCTTGTAATGTCTCAAAACGAAGAAAATGGAGATGTTCTTCCAAGTTGGTCTATCACAGGTAAGCGAGGAAGAAAACACACCCAGGGCCAGGGCCCTATGAACACCTTATCGTCCTCAGCCTCTAATGGTGGTGAGCCTAGCAAAAGCATCACCAACGTGGACATtgtttcatcatcatcatcatcaccatcctcTGATAAAGAAACTGCCCATTCCCTTCTCATGCTTTCGTCTAGCAGCTCTAGTACTATAGTATCCAATGGCACCACTGTTGAAGATGACCGGCGCCGCCTTAGACGCCGCCgtgaaaaaaaatgtgatatctgtggaagaattttttcttccttccaagCTCTCGGTGGCCATCGT
It encodes the following:
- the LOC122085425 gene encoding zinc finger protein ZAT1-like, encoding MSQNEENGDVLPSWSITGKRGRKHTQGQGPMNTLSSSASNGGEPSKSITNVDIVSSSSSSPSSDKETAHSLLMLSSSSSSTIVSNGTTVEDDRRRLRRRREKKCDICGRIFSSFQALGGHRAGHMKRVWSSYGNGGGDYEETLPRQVKEYECTYCSAIYPSGAALGGHMKYCSKKNLL